In the Diachasmimorpha longicaudata isolate KC_UGA_2023 chromosome 1, iyDiaLong2, whole genome shotgun sequence genome, one interval contains:
- the LOC135163972 gene encoding MAPK regulated corepressor interacting protein 2-like — protein sequence MYTVSKGPSKIVAKTRRGINQNLERLETLRDLTRKADPVEEEINDDEISRQAPKPVFNVNGRSKLCSTRQQRIQEVITPQHEELIKFVYESWSQVDGNRGRKEIAEQPHEVEGPSSLYYNDGEPNGILQDFKPFDLESWWGKRLFNNITKSL from the exons atgTATACAGTGTCGAAAGGTCCAAGTAAAATTGTCGCCAAAACTCGAAGAg GAATTAATCAGAATTTGGAGAGACTCGAGACATTGAGAGATTTAACGAGAAAGGCTGATCCTGTTGAAGAAGAAATCAACGATGATGAAATTTCCCG ACAAGCACCAAAACCTGTATTCAATGTGAATGGCAGATCGAAATTGTGCTCCACGAGGCAACAAAGGATACAGGAGGTTATCACGCCTCAGCATGAGGAGCTTATTAAATTTGTATATGAAT caTGGAGCCAAGTGGATGGTAATCGCGGTAGGAAAGAGATAGCAGAGCAACCTCACGAGGTGGAGGGCCCCTCTAGTCTATATTACAACGACGGTGAGCCTAACGGTATTCTCCAAG ACTTTAAACCGTTCGACCTCGAGTCTTGGTGGGGTAAAAGATTGTTCAATAACATCACAAAGTCTCTGTGA
- the LOC135163844 gene encoding armadillo repeat-containing protein gudu, which translates to MMPGNNNKRSSSKKSQMTKGYKKGSISSLQAPTSTTSANIIGSVGEDPEGPKHRIIDETGEEESSDDELESGSDDEANYVKEESPEVPSEFWHLQKLIKYTKAGNQTATTVALCLLKNYELESKPIQRAIREMGGLEVLVNLLETKDVKCQLGSLAVLAQMGNCFDTRRYLIDLGIVSPLIEMLKHPARDVRILAAETMASVAMMRKARKQIRVRNGIALILDAMDVPDGVLRRNTEQLNESERQHVAVAIACAKVLDALSSSPKIKEELRKHGVVFFMSRFLQSTHIELVVPIMGAVQQCADLKVFRLAFEQMGIISDIVRHLRIGESITNGKPSHEPHPPKINHDNGTAEEEHPPEDKNALKAQRDRIKLEENCALAIFKCASNKLTRDMVRQAGGLDPLCRLVQNEQVRSNKRLLAAVTGAIWKCAISPENVSRFNQNGLVASLVPLLEENEDEEVLAHVVGALAECCVDPANRAVLRINNGLPKLIKLLSCTYEPLLENLPLVIKECAEDEQCMDVINDPSHSLDGVRLVWSLLKHPSNVVKRNACWALVPCIKRAKDSPEMVRAFVGGLELTVTLLETDDNEVLAAVCAAIAEIAVDPENLGILTDHGVVEKLASLVNTEDEHLRAYLTLAIAFCCEWGRNNYEFGRLNAVAPLVNYANSKNKDVLKGVCIAFYHLSKEPLNCVTMHTCGVIKHVLRLVGSEDPEVQIAAATTIRNIRKLALISEKMQFDEGNTLEEMKYPT; encoded by the exons ATGATGCCGGGTAATAACAACAAACGAAGctcttcaaaaaaatctcaaatgaCAAAGGGTTACAAAAAGGGAAGTATATCTTCTCTACAAGCACCTACCTCAACCACATCGGCTAATATTATTGGTTCTGTTGGAGAAGACCCCGAGGGTCCGAAGCATCGGATTATCGATGAGACTGGTGAGGAAGAGAGCTCCGACGATGAACTCGAGTCTGGAAGTGATGATGAAGCTAATTATGTCAAGGAGGAATCGCCAGAAGTTCCTTCGGAGTTCTGGCATCTTCAGAAGCTGATCAAGTATACGAAGGCTGGAAATCAAACAGCCACTACAGTTGCCCTATGCTTGTTGAAGAATTATGAGCTGGAGAGTAAG CCAATTCAACGAGCGATTCGAGAGATGGGTGGTCTGGAAGTTCTGGTGAATCTGCTGGAAACCAAAGACGTCAAATGCCAATTAGGTTCACTCGCAGTATTAGCGCAAATGGGAAATTGTTTTGACACTCGTCGTTATCTCATCGATCTCGGTATAGTTTCCCCACTAATCGAGATGCTGAAGCATCCTGCGAGAGACGTAAGGATTCTCGCTGCGGAGACGATGGCCAGTGTCGCGATGATGCGAAAAGCGAGGAAACAGATTCGTGTCCGGAATGGTATTGCGTTGATC TTGGATGCAATGGATGTGCCTGACGGTGTGCTGCGTCGTAATACCGAGCAGTTGAATGAAAGCGAACGACAGCATGTTGCAGTTGCAATAGCATGCGCCAAAGTCCTGGATGCCTTGAGCAGTAGCCCAAAAATTAAGGAAGAACTGCGTAAACATggagttgttttttttatgagtaGATTTCTACAATCAACGCATATTGAGCTCGTTGTTCCTATTATGGGAGCTGTTCAACAATGTGCAGATCTG AAAGTATTCCGTTTAGCATTCGAACAAATGGGAATAATCTCAGATATTGTTCGTCACCTTCGCATCGGTGAGTCAATAACAAATGGTAAACCCTCCCACGAACCCCATCCCCCAAAAATCAACCATGACAACGGAACTGCTGAAGAAGAACATCCACCAGAAGACAAGAACGCCCTCAAAGCTCAGAGAGATCGAATTAAATTAGAAGAGAACTGTGCTTTGGCAATTTTTAAATGTGCCTCCAATAAATTAACccgagatatggtgaggcaagCTGGAGGATTGGACCCACTCTGTCGTCTCGTGCAAAATGAACAGGTGCGTTCAAATAAAAGATTACTAGCTGCTGTCACTGGAGCCATTTGGAAATGTGCGATTAGTCCAGAGAATGTATCGAGATTCAATCAAAATGGATTAGTTGCATCACTGGTACCGCTGCTTGAAGAAAATGAGGATGAAGAAGTTCTAGCACACGTTGTTGGAGCGTTAGCCGAGTGCTGCGTTGATCCTGCAAATAGAGCAGTTTTAAGAATCAATAATGGCCTTCCTAAATTG ATTAAACTATTGAGTTGTACATACGAGCCTCTCCTGGAGAACCTACCCTTGGTAATAAAAGAATGCGCAGAAGATGAGCAATGTATGGATGTAATAAATGACCCATCACATTCTCTGGATGGTGTGCGATTAGTCTGGTCCTTGCTGAAGCATCCCAGCAACGTAGTCAAACGGAATGCCTGTTGGGCTCTAGTTCCTTGCATAAAACGCGCTAAGGATTCACCGGAGATGGTGCGAGCCTTCGTCGGAGGCCTCGAACTAACTGTTACGTTATTGGAAACTGATGACAATGAAGTACTTGCCGCTGTCTGTGCTGCTATTGCTGAGATAGCAGTGGATCCTGAGAATCTGGGAATTCTCACTGATCATGGGGTTGTGGAAAAGCTTGCGAGCCTCGTCAATACC GAAGACGAACATTTAAGGGCTTACCTCACCCTGGCAATAGCCTTTTGCTGTGAATGGGGTCGAAATAATTACGAATTTGGACGTTTAAATGCAGTTGCACCTCTAGTCAATTACGCGAATAGTAAAAATAAAGATGTGCTCAAGGGTGTTTGCATTGCTTTCTACCATTTGAGTAAGGAACCACTAAATTGTGTTACAATGCACACTTGCGGAGTTATAAAG CATGTATTACGTCTCGTTGGATCTGAAGATCCTGAAGTACAGATCGCGGCAGCTACGACTATCAGAAATATCAGGAAATTGGCCCTCATATCTGAAAAAATGCAATTCGACGAAGG AAATACACTTGAAGAAATGAAGTATCCTACTtga
- the LOC135163951 gene encoding large ribosomal subunit protein mL62, with product MNMLGRISHILRRDITAHGFSISQREYSFKSAFALENLYPNSNIKLYHPEFKNEDPKAEFTGFIPMDKLTVSYCRSSGPGGQHVNTVNTKVDLRFEVKSADWISQNIRDKLLIQEKNRINKDGFLIIKSDLTRSQQMNLADALERLRVMIRKTLVISPEISPQTEEKIRKGQMKAARERLFEKRSRSLIKQSRRLED from the exons ATGAATATGCTGGGTAGAATCTCTCATATTTTACGAAGAGACATTACAGCTCATGGATTCAGTATTTCTCAACGGGAATATTCCTTCAAAAGTGCCTTCGCCCTCGAGAATTTGTATCCAAATAGTAATATTAAGCTGTACCATCCAGAATTT AAAAATGAGGATCCAAAAGCCGAATTTACTGGGTTCATACCTATGGACAAGCTGACCGTTTCGTACTGTCGTAGTAGTGGTCCTGGAGGACAACACGTTAATACTGTCAACACTAAAGTCGATTTAAGATTCGAAGTGAAAAGTGCTGACTGGATCTCCCAAAACATTAgagataaattattaattcag GAGAAAAATAGGATCAATAAAGACGGCTTTCTTATCATAAAATCGGACTTGACGAGATCCCAACAAATGAATCTAGCAGACGCACTAGAACGTCTCCGAGTGATGATCAGAAAAACGTTAGTGATATCTCCAGAGATATCACCACAGACCGAGGAAAAAATCCGTAAGGGGCAAATGAAAGCAGCTAGAGAACGATTATTTGAAAAACGGTCTCGATCGTTAATAAAGCAAAGTCGTAGATTAGAAGATTAA
- the LOC135163869 gene encoding TOM1-like protein 2 isoform X1: protein MSFFGVNVNPFSTPVGQRIEQATDGSLPSENWALNMEICDIINETEDGPRDAIKAIKRRLTQAAGKNYTIVMYTLTVLETCVKNCGKRFHTLACSREFAGDLVKLIGPKNEPPTAVQEKVLSLIQTWADAFRHQPHTQGVVQVYQELKAKGIQFPMTDLDAMAPILTPERSVPEVTPAGPLSQERPASATDSAAIPIPPTAQPPVTSPIRLQDQHIAKLRSELEVVQGNMRVLAEMIQHLTEQCQNNQQPEQADLDLLHQLYSTCRAMQERVVELVGKLVDDEMTAELLRINDELNNLFLRYSRFTKNKAIPPASVILAQAIGHPPVGTEMTGKRSEPSLIDLGDGETAAGLDKQMSELEIKGDDTRTKTKDKDHPDNDEFDMFAQSRNATYETTKNSGSRYEDNMEELDSSISTALKNRNLNLGASGASNSVDSDVAAPTGVRTVLPSRESEFTEMAAWLDNTTAKEHTGDQESLTSSEFERFLAERAAAADALPNLPTVTTAPSTTTTGNTNIQRQINKDQDKSLFAL from the exons ATGTCGTTCTTCGGAGTTAATGTCAATCCATTTTCGACTCCTGTGGGTCAGAGAATTG aacaAGCTACCGATGGCAGTTTACCGAGTGAAAATTGGGCTCTCAATATGGAAATATGTGATATAATAAACGAAACCGAAGATGGACCAAGAGATGCAATAAAAGCGATAAAACGAAGATTAACTCAAGCAGCTGGGAAAAATTACACCATTGTCATGTATACACTCACT GTGCTGGAAACATGTGTTAAAAACTGTGGTAAACGTTTCCATACGTTGGCGTGTTCACGGGAATTCGCTGGGGATTTGGTGAAACTCATTGGACCAAAGAACGAGCCGCCCACTGCAGTGCAGGAAAAAGTATTGAGCTTGATACAGACATGGGCCGATGCATTCCGCCATCAACCCCATACGCAGGGAGTGGTGCAAGTTTATCAGGAGTTGAAAGCCAAGGGAATTCAATTTCCCATGACTGATTTGGATGCCATGGCGCCTATACTCACGCCCGAGAgg AGTGTTCCAGAAGTAACACCAGCTGGTCCTCTATCCCAAGAGCGTCCAGCCTCTGCTACCGACTCAGCAGCAATTCCCATTCCGCCCACAGCACAGCCCCCAGTGACATCTCCAATTCGTCTCCAAGATCAGCACATTGCTAAACTCCGAAGCGAACTTGAAGTTGTACAAGGAAACATGCGAGTTCTAGCTGAGATGATTCAACACTTGACTGAGCAGTGTCAGAACAATCAACAGCCAGAGCAGGCCGATCTCGATTTACTCCACCAACTATACTCTACATGTCGAGCCATGCAGGAAAGAGTTGTGGAACTCGTTGGAAAACTTGTCGATGATGAAATGACTGCTGAGCTACTTCGCATCAACGACGAGCTTAATAATTTGTTCTTGAGATATTCAAGATTCACAAAGAATAAAGCTATACCTCCGGCTAGTGTAATTTTGGCCCAGGCCATTGGACATCCACCAGTGGGTACTGAGATGACAGGAAAACGCTCGGAGCCATCACTTATCGATTTAGGGGACGGCGAAACCGCAGCTGGGCTTGATAAGCAAATGTCAGAATTGG aaattaaaGGTGACGACACGAGGACTAAAACAAAGGACAAAGATCATCCTGATAATGACGAATTTGACATGTTCGCCCAGTCGCGTAACGCAACGTATGAAACAACGAAGAACAG TGGAAGTAGATACGAAGATAACATGGAGGAATTGGATAGTAGTATAAGCACAGCATTGAAGAACCGCAATTTAAACCTCGGGGCATCTGGAGCCTCGAATTCTGTCGATTCTGATGTTGCTGCTCCCACCGGAGTCAGGACTGTTCTG ccAAGTCGAGAGTCAGAGTTCACAGAAATGGCAGCGTGGCTCGATAATACA ACAGCCAAAGAACACACTGGGGATCAAGAATCCTTGACATCTTCAGAATTTGAGAGATTTTTGGCGGAACGCGCAGCAGCCGCTGACGCGTTGCCAAATTTACCAACAGTCACAACTGCTCCAAGTACAACAACAACTGGAAATACAAATATTCAACGACAAATTAACAAAGATCAAGACAAATCATTATTTGCCCTCTAA
- the Bhd gene encoding folliculin: MNAVIGMCTFCEVHGPRVVFTTQTYKTYDKDDNNTRKLKFYGPREVLQEANTRRLTSTGGQRKECEGCEGLGNVKYLSNDHENRTSFVSAKEPLTEEVTNLLAHACIRSLSCELHLGKNGVCYFGDDTRGHVLSHAFTLKDAQARGIRRSCSFIIFMKDKQFLLNMWPFFVDNLRQVIKELQDFAEKQYATDENANPQRAARLSSASGGLHANRETARGMPRGLPEITNEEHIFVRIHMWLVWILSAGARHFVESSATLDSPLSGFLIRYQDFTENPEFSEISKKKFATTILREISQQISREHFKQLLFACLTGIQVVVRGPNNQARELLYALSSLVPRSCRRIQVDADEYKGINECNFLGVNTLVAVPVPSPHICRLDIIPEELKNSHQQSLILRWAGKLPQKLPTLVSKLEKYIHNEKLEHNVLRAQFIAIQEEWANIAKIVHAMRGRGHRGDLSGLIMSLGAGKHDLGLIDSWSMGLPSNPA, encoded by the exons ATGAACGCAGTTATTGGGATGTGCACTTTTTGTGAGGTGCATGGACCGAGGGTCGTCTTTACAACGCAGACTTACAAAACTTACGACAAAGATGATAACAACACTAGAAAATTGAAGTTTTACGGACCCAGAGAGGTTCTACAAGAAGCTAATACAAGAAGGTTGACAAGTACTGGAGGTCAGAGGAAAGAGTGTGAGGGATGTGAGGGCCTGGGGAATGTCAAGTACTTGAGCAATGATCATGAAAACAGAACGTCGTTTGTATCTGCCAAGGAGCCACTGACTGAGGAGGTTACTAATCTACTTGCACATGCTTGTATCAG AAGTTTGAGCTGCGAGCTTCATCTAGGAAAAAATGGAGTTTGTTATTTTGGCGATGATACACGAGGTCATGTCCTTAGTCATGCCTTTACTCTGAAAGATGCCCAG GCGAGAGGTATACGAAGATCATgcagtttcattatttttatgaaagataaacaatttttgcTCAATATGTGGCCTTTTTTTGTGGATAATCTTCGGCAAGTCATTAAAGAGCTGCAGGACTTTGCCGAGAAGCAGTATGCTACTGACGAGAATGCTAATCCTCAAAGAGCTGCCAGACTATCTTCAGCAAGTGGGGGACTACATGCTAATCGAGAAACTGCCAGAGGCATGCCGAGGGGATTGCCAGAAATCACTAATGAGGAACATATTTTCGTTAG AATCCACATGTGGCTGGTTTGGATCTTAAGTGCAGGTGCTCGACACTTCGTTGAGTCCTCAGCAACACTGGACAGTCCATTGTCGGGATTTCTGATTAGATACCAagattttactgaaaatcccgaattttctgaaatctcaaagaaaaaatttgctACTACTATTCTACGCGAAATTTCACAGCAAATATCGAGAGAACACTTTAAACAACTTCTGTTTGCATGCCTCACTGGAATTCAGGTAGTTGTGAGAGGCCCAAATAACCAAGCACGAGAACTTCTTTATGCTTTGAGCTCTCTGGTTCCAAGGTCTTGCAGGAGAATCCAAGTCGACGCAGACGAATATAAAGGCATCAATGAATGCAATTTCCTgg GTGTTAATACTCTCGTAGCAGTTCCAGTTCCGTCTCCCCACATCTGCAGGCTCGACATAATCCCCGAAGAGCTCAAAAACTCCCACCAGCAATCTTTAATTCTGAGATGGGCCGGTAAATTACCCCAAAAATTACCAACACTCGTCAGTAAActcgaaaaatatattcacaaTGAGAAACTCGAGCACAATGTATTACGAGCACAATTTATTGCTATCCAGGAGGAATGGGCGAA TATCGCTAAAATTGTGCATGCAATGCGAGGACGTGGCCACCGGGGCGATCTCTCTGGTCTCATCATGAGTTTAGGTGCTGGCAAACATGACCTAGGACTGATTGATTCTTGGTCGATGGGTCTCCCCTCGAATCCTGCGTGA
- the LOC135163961 gene encoding receptor expression-enhancing protein 5-like, with protein sequence MARIMATKETVEKALRDESKPWTKFFAMAEAKTGVDRLYILGASVALLALYLVFGLGQQLVCNIIGFFYPAYCSMKALETPKKEDDTKWLTYWVVFAVFTIIEFFSDFIVGWFPLYWLCKCIFYVWLMAPVDYNGSLIIYQRFIRPKFMQYQPQVDNIMTSARDAAMKAAADVLSHEKNN encoded by the exons atggCTCGAATAATGGCGACAAAAGAAACAGTGGAAAAGGCGCTGAGAGACGAGAGTAAACCCTGGACTAAATTTTTCGCTATGGCAGAGGCTAAAACAGGTGTTGATAGGCTTTACATCTTAGGAG CCTCGGTTGCACTTCTGGCACTGTACCTGGTGTTTGGACTCGGTCAACAACTTGTTTGCAATATCATTGGATTTTTCTACCCTGCTTATTGCTCAATGAAAGCATTGGAGACACCGAAGAAGGAGGATGATACTAAATGGTTAACTTACTGGGTTGTCTTCGCTGTATTTACGATTATTGAATTCTTCTCAGATTTCATCGTTGGGTGGTTCCCACTCTATTGGCTGTGCAAG TGCATTTTCTATGTCTGGCTGATGGCTCCAGTCGATTACAACGGATCCCTTATTATATATCAACGTTTTATCAGACCAAAATTCATGCAATACCAGCCACAGGTTGACAACATCATGACAAGTGCCCGTGATGCTG caaTGAAAGCAGCTGCGGACGTCTTATCgcatgagaaaaataattaa
- the LOC135163869 gene encoding TOM1-like protein 2 isoform X3, producing MSFFGVNVNPFSTPVGQRIEQATDGSLPSENWALNMEICDIINETEDGPRDAIKAIKRRLTQAAGKNYTIVMYTLTVLETCVKNCGKRFHTLACSREFAGDLVKLIGPKNEPPTAVQEKVLSLIQTWADAFRHQPHTQGVVQVYQELKAKGIQFPMTDLDAMAPILTPERSVPEVTPAGPLSQERPASATDSAAIPIPPTAQPPVTSPIRLQDQHIAKLRSELEVVQGNMRVLAEMIQHLTEQCQNNQQPEQADLDLLHQLYSTCRAMQERVVELVGKLVDDEMTAELLRINDELNNLFLRYSRFTKNKAIPPASVILAQAIGHPPVGTEMTGKRSEPSLIDLGDGETAAGLDKQMSELEIKGDDTRTKTKDKDHPDNDEFDMFAQSRNATYETTKNSGSRYEDNMEELDSSISTALKNRNLNLGASGASNSVDSDVAAPTGVRTVLPSRESEFTEMAAWLDNTNN from the exons ATGTCGTTCTTCGGAGTTAATGTCAATCCATTTTCGACTCCTGTGGGTCAGAGAATTG aacaAGCTACCGATGGCAGTTTACCGAGTGAAAATTGGGCTCTCAATATGGAAATATGTGATATAATAAACGAAACCGAAGATGGACCAAGAGATGCAATAAAAGCGATAAAACGAAGATTAACTCAAGCAGCTGGGAAAAATTACACCATTGTCATGTATACACTCACT GTGCTGGAAACATGTGTTAAAAACTGTGGTAAACGTTTCCATACGTTGGCGTGTTCACGGGAATTCGCTGGGGATTTGGTGAAACTCATTGGACCAAAGAACGAGCCGCCCACTGCAGTGCAGGAAAAAGTATTGAGCTTGATACAGACATGGGCCGATGCATTCCGCCATCAACCCCATACGCAGGGAGTGGTGCAAGTTTATCAGGAGTTGAAAGCCAAGGGAATTCAATTTCCCATGACTGATTTGGATGCCATGGCGCCTATACTCACGCCCGAGAgg AGTGTTCCAGAAGTAACACCAGCTGGTCCTCTATCCCAAGAGCGTCCAGCCTCTGCTACCGACTCAGCAGCAATTCCCATTCCGCCCACAGCACAGCCCCCAGTGACATCTCCAATTCGTCTCCAAGATCAGCACATTGCTAAACTCCGAAGCGAACTTGAAGTTGTACAAGGAAACATGCGAGTTCTAGCTGAGATGATTCAACACTTGACTGAGCAGTGTCAGAACAATCAACAGCCAGAGCAGGCCGATCTCGATTTACTCCACCAACTATACTCTACATGTCGAGCCATGCAGGAAAGAGTTGTGGAACTCGTTGGAAAACTTGTCGATGATGAAATGACTGCTGAGCTACTTCGCATCAACGACGAGCTTAATAATTTGTTCTTGAGATATTCAAGATTCACAAAGAATAAAGCTATACCTCCGGCTAGTGTAATTTTGGCCCAGGCCATTGGACATCCACCAGTGGGTACTGAGATGACAGGAAAACGCTCGGAGCCATCACTTATCGATTTAGGGGACGGCGAAACCGCAGCTGGGCTTGATAAGCAAATGTCAGAATTGG aaattaaaGGTGACGACACGAGGACTAAAACAAAGGACAAAGATCATCCTGATAATGACGAATTTGACATGTTCGCCCAGTCGCGTAACGCAACGTATGAAACAACGAAGAACAG TGGAAGTAGATACGAAGATAACATGGAGGAATTGGATAGTAGTATAAGCACAGCATTGAAGAACCGCAATTTAAACCTCGGGGCATCTGGAGCCTCGAATTCTGTCGATTCTGATGTTGCTGCTCCCACCGGAGTCAGGACTGTTCTG ccAAGTCGAGAGTCAGAGTTCACAGAAATGGCAGCGTGGCTCGATAATACA AACAATTGA
- the LOC135163869 gene encoding TOM1-like protein 2 isoform X2, whose product MSFFGVNVNPFSTPVGQRIEQATDGSLPSENWALNMEICDIINETEDGPRDAIKAIKRRLTQAAGKNYTIVMYTLTVLETCVKNCGKRFHTLACSREFAGDLVKLIGPKNEPPTAVQEKVLSLIQTWADAFRHQPHTQGVVQVYQELKAKGIQFPMTDLDAMAPILTPERSVPEVTPAGPLSQERPASATDSAAIPIPPTAQPPVTSPIRLQDQHIAKLRSELEVVQGNMRVLAEMIQHLTEQCQNNQQPEQADLDLLHQLYSTCRAMQERVVELVGKLVDDEMTAELLRINDELNNLFLRYSRFTKNKAIPPASVILAQAIGHPPVGTEMTGKRSEPSLIDLGDGETAAGLDKQMSELEIKGDDTRTKTKDKDHPDNDEFDMFAQSRNATYETTKNSGSRYEDNMEELDSSISTALKNRNLNLGASGASNSVDSDVAAPTGVRTVLTAKEHTGDQESLTSSEFERFLAERAAAADALPNLPTVTTAPSTTTTGNTNIQRQINKDQDKSLFAL is encoded by the exons ATGTCGTTCTTCGGAGTTAATGTCAATCCATTTTCGACTCCTGTGGGTCAGAGAATTG aacaAGCTACCGATGGCAGTTTACCGAGTGAAAATTGGGCTCTCAATATGGAAATATGTGATATAATAAACGAAACCGAAGATGGACCAAGAGATGCAATAAAAGCGATAAAACGAAGATTAACTCAAGCAGCTGGGAAAAATTACACCATTGTCATGTATACACTCACT GTGCTGGAAACATGTGTTAAAAACTGTGGTAAACGTTTCCATACGTTGGCGTGTTCACGGGAATTCGCTGGGGATTTGGTGAAACTCATTGGACCAAAGAACGAGCCGCCCACTGCAGTGCAGGAAAAAGTATTGAGCTTGATACAGACATGGGCCGATGCATTCCGCCATCAACCCCATACGCAGGGAGTGGTGCAAGTTTATCAGGAGTTGAAAGCCAAGGGAATTCAATTTCCCATGACTGATTTGGATGCCATGGCGCCTATACTCACGCCCGAGAgg AGTGTTCCAGAAGTAACACCAGCTGGTCCTCTATCCCAAGAGCGTCCAGCCTCTGCTACCGACTCAGCAGCAATTCCCATTCCGCCCACAGCACAGCCCCCAGTGACATCTCCAATTCGTCTCCAAGATCAGCACATTGCTAAACTCCGAAGCGAACTTGAAGTTGTACAAGGAAACATGCGAGTTCTAGCTGAGATGATTCAACACTTGACTGAGCAGTGTCAGAACAATCAACAGCCAGAGCAGGCCGATCTCGATTTACTCCACCAACTATACTCTACATGTCGAGCCATGCAGGAAAGAGTTGTGGAACTCGTTGGAAAACTTGTCGATGATGAAATGACTGCTGAGCTACTTCGCATCAACGACGAGCTTAATAATTTGTTCTTGAGATATTCAAGATTCACAAAGAATAAAGCTATACCTCCGGCTAGTGTAATTTTGGCCCAGGCCATTGGACATCCACCAGTGGGTACTGAGATGACAGGAAAACGCTCGGAGCCATCACTTATCGATTTAGGGGACGGCGAAACCGCAGCTGGGCTTGATAAGCAAATGTCAGAATTGG aaattaaaGGTGACGACACGAGGACTAAAACAAAGGACAAAGATCATCCTGATAATGACGAATTTGACATGTTCGCCCAGTCGCGTAACGCAACGTATGAAACAACGAAGAACAG TGGAAGTAGATACGAAGATAACATGGAGGAATTGGATAGTAGTATAAGCACAGCATTGAAGAACCGCAATTTAAACCTCGGGGCATCTGGAGCCTCGAATTCTGTCGATTCTGATGTTGCTGCTCCCACCGGAGTCAGGACTGTTCTG ACAGCCAAAGAACACACTGGGGATCAAGAATCCTTGACATCTTCAGAATTTGAGAGATTTTTGGCGGAACGCGCAGCAGCCGCTGACGCGTTGCCAAATTTACCAACAGTCACAACTGCTCCAAGTACAACAACAACTGGAAATACAAATATTCAACGACAAATTAACAAAGATCAAGACAAATCATTATTTGCCCTCTAA